Proteins found in one Acidobacteriota bacterium genomic segment:
- a CDS encoding sulfate ABC transporter substrate-binding protein — protein MAPIVQNPSTRVCRTLVRLTATLALLFTFKEIFSSSSLSLAAPTATLLNVSYDPTRELYEEINAAFRKKWEPAHGPITIRQSHGGSGKQARAVIDGLEADVVTLALAGDIDAIAEKSGLLPAAWQSRLPQNSAPYTSTIVFVVRKGNPKKIRDWDDLARPGVAVITPNPKTSGGARWNHLAAWGWALRQKGGSEATAREFLTRFYRNVPVLDTGARGSTVTFAERGIGDVLVAWENEAFLLTKEIGKDRFEIVVPSVSILAEPPVSLVDRNADKRGTRAAAQAYLEFLYTDEGQEIVAKHHYRPRSAAVAARYAATFPKVSLFTIDGAFGGWKKAQKAHFDDGGVFDAVTAATQGAR, from the coding sequence ATGGCTCCGATCGTTCAGAACCCGTCGACTCGCGTCTGCCGCACGCTCGTGCGCCTCACCGCAACCCTCGCTCTTCTCTTCACCTTCAAAGAAATCTTCTCTTCCTCTTCTCTTTCTCTCGCGGCACCCACCGCCACGCTGCTGAACGTCTCCTACGACCCCACACGCGAGCTCTACGAAGAAATCAACGCCGCATTCCGGAAGAAGTGGGAGCCGGCGCACGGGCCGATCACGATCCGCCAGTCCCACGGAGGATCGGGCAAGCAGGCCCGCGCGGTCATCGACGGTCTCGAGGCCGACGTCGTCACGCTCGCCCTTGCGGGTGACATCGACGCGATCGCCGAGAAGAGCGGCCTCCTCCCCGCCGCGTGGCAATCCCGGCTGCCGCAGAACAGCGCCCCGTACACGTCCACGATCGTCTTCGTCGTCCGCAAGGGCAACCCGAAGAAGATCCGCGACTGGGACGACCTCGCGAGGCCCGGCGTCGCCGTGATCACGCCGAACCCGAAGACCTCGGGCGGCGCGCGCTGGAACCACCTCGCCGCGTGGGGCTGGGCCTTGCGGCAGAAGGGCGGCAGCGAGGCGACGGCACGCGAGTTTCTGACCCGCTTCTACCGGAACGTCCCGGTGCTCGACACCGGCGCCCGCGGGTCGACGGTGACGTTCGCAGAGCGGGGAATCGGAGACGTCCTCGTCGCCTGGGAGAACGAGGCGTTCCTCCTCACGAAGGAGATCGGGAAGGACAGGTTCGAGATCGTCGTGCCGTCCGTCAGCATCCTTGCCGAGCCGCCCGTCTCCCTCGTGGACAGGAACGCCGACAAACGTGGGACGCGCGCCGCCGCGCAGGCCTATCTCGAGTTCCTCTACACGGACGAGGGACAGGAGATCGTCGCGAAGCACCACTACCGCCCGCGCTCGGCCGCGGTCGCCGCGCGCTACGCCGCGACGTTTCCGAAGGTCTCGCTCTT
- a CDS encoding Rrf2 family transcriptional regulator: MKLTRRSEYALLALIHLARAEGEGYVAVSAIAEAQGLPAKFLEQLLMALKRAGLVKSQKGPHGGYRLGRPASKISLAEVVRLLDGALAPTESVSTYFYESTPVEREKKLLRVFKEIRDFVSTKLEKATLADVL, translated from the coding sequence GTGAAGCTCACCCGCCGCAGCGAATACGCCCTGCTCGCGCTCATCCACCTCGCGCGTGCGGAGGGCGAGGGGTACGTCGCCGTCTCGGCCATCGCCGAGGCGCAGGGGCTGCCCGCGAAGTTCCTGGAGCAGCTCCTGATGGCGCTCAAGCGCGCGGGCCTCGTGAAGAGCCAGAAGGGGCCGCACGGGGGATACCGGCTGGGGCGCCCTGCGTCGAAGATCTCGCTGGCCGAGGTCGTGCGCCTGCTGGACGGCGCCCTCGCGCCCACCGAGTCCGTCAGCACGTATTTCTACGAGTCCACGCCCGTCGAGCGCGAGAAGAAGCTGCTCCGCGTCTTCAAGGAGATCCGGGACTTCGTCTCCACGAAG